The following coding sequences are from one Sphingomonadaceae bacterium OTU29LAMAA1 window:
- a CDS encoding S9 family peptidase: MKTILVASLLATATLATAPAAARQLTIDDVSTLSRIGAPTASADGKWLVWAQRETDLAANRGRYDLWRLDLTRKGAKPEPLLAEAEVNENAPQIVGTTVYFQSDKGGDDAIWSIPVTGGAPKKLTGFQGGFGGFKVSPTGDRILVWADRKPNAPSLAPALEKKDPNAGEGRVYDKLFVRHWDTWVDGTHSQLFVLPLTAAGAPGDGVSIGHGIDGDAPSRPFGGAEEVSWSTDGKTVYFALRIAGTTEPLSTNLDIWSAPADGSAAPVNLTATNQATDNLPTVSPDGRSLAWFAMKRPGFEADRQVLMLRDLATGQVRALTESWDRSVGSIAWSPDSKRIYVTAQDTQENPLFAVDPATGKVTRLTQQGHVSAVAPTPKGVVIAMNSLTAPDDFYAVSAKGKPARLTSVNAAKLAGIDMPTVTRFSFTGANNDTVWGYAVKPAGSTGKVPVAFMVHGGPQGSSDNSWSYRWNPAVFAGAGYGLVAVDFHGSTGYGQAFTDAISNNWGGWPLDDLKAGLSAATAKFSWLDGTRACALGASYGGYMMNWIEGQWPDRFKCIVQHDGVFDARAMAYETEELWFDEWEHGGKTYYQDPAAYEKWNPVNHVQNWKTPMLVITGEKDFRIPYTQGLAAFTALQRRGIPSRLLVNPNENHWVLKPKNSRQWYREVLGWMDQWTGKSAQ, encoded by the coding sequence ATGAAGACCATCCTAGTCGCGAGCCTGCTCGCCACCGCCACACTGGCCACCGCTCCCGCTGCCGCCCGCCAGCTCACCATCGACGATGTCAGCACGCTGAGCCGCATTGGCGCACCAACGGCATCCGCTGATGGCAAGTGGCTGGTCTGGGCGCAGCGCGAGACCGACCTGGCCGCGAACCGTGGCCGCTACGACCTCTGGCGGCTCGACCTGACGCGCAAGGGCGCGAAGCCCGAGCCGCTGCTCGCCGAGGCCGAAGTCAATGAGAACGCGCCGCAGATCGTCGGCACCACCGTCTACTTCCAGTCCGACAAGGGCGGTGACGATGCGATCTGGTCGATCCCGGTCACCGGCGGCGCCCCGAAGAAGCTGACCGGTTTCCAAGGCGGCTTCGGCGGCTTCAAGGTATCCCCCACCGGCGACCGCATCCTCGTCTGGGCCGATCGCAAGCCCAACGCGCCCAGCCTCGCGCCCGCATTGGAAAAGAAGGACCCCAACGCCGGCGAAGGCCGCGTCTACGACAAGCTCTTCGTCCGCCACTGGGATACATGGGTCGACGGCACCCATTCGCAACTGTTCGTCCTGCCGCTGACTGCTGCCGGAGCGCCGGGCGACGGCGTCTCGATCGGCCACGGCATCGACGGCGACGCCCCCTCGCGCCCGTTCGGCGGGGCCGAAGAGGTGTCGTGGAGCACCGACGGCAAGACGGTGTATTTCGCGCTGCGCATCGCCGGCACCACCGAACCGCTGTCGACCAACCTCGACATCTGGTCTGCCCCCGCCGACGGATCGGCGGCACCGGTGAACCTGACCGCCACCAACCAAGCGACCGACAATCTGCCGACTGTCTCGCCCGATGGCCGCAGCCTCGCGTGGTTCGCGATGAAGCGCCCCGGCTTCGAAGCCGATCGTCAGGTCCTGATGCTCCGCGACCTCGCCACCGGACAGGTGCGCGCGCTCACGGAGAGTTGGGATCGCTCGGTCGGCTCGATCGCCTGGTCGCCCGATTCGAAGCGCATCTACGTCACCGCGCAGGACACGCAGGAAAATCCGCTGTTCGCGGTCGATCCCGCCACGGGCAAGGTCACGCGCCTGACGCAGCAGGGCCATGTCTCCGCCGTCGCGCCGACGCCGAAGGGCGTGGTGATCGCAATGAACAGCCTGACCGCCCCCGACGACTTCTACGCCGTCTCCGCGAAGGGCAAACCCGCCCGCCTCACCAGCGTCAACGCCGCGAAACTCGCCGGCATCGACATGCCCACGGTCACTCGCTTCAGCTTCACCGGCGCTAACAATGACACCGTCTGGGGCTACGCAGTGAAACCCGCGGGCAGCACCGGCAAGGTTCCCGTCGCGTTCATGGTCCACGGCGGCCCGCAGGGGTCGAGCGACAACAGCTGGTCGTACCGCTGGAACCCCGCGGTCTTCGCAGGCGCCGGCTACGGCCTCGTCGCGGTCGATTTCCACGGTAGCACCGGCTACGGTCAGGCCTTCACCGATGCGATCAGCAACAATTGGGGCGGCTGGCCGCTCGACGACCTGAAAGCTGGGCTGAGCGCCGCGACGGCGAAGTTCAGCTGGCTGGACGGCACCCGCGCCTGCGCGCTCGGCGCGTCCTACGGCGGCTATATGATGAACTGGATCGAGGGGCAGTGGCCCGATCGCTTCAAGTGCATCGTCCAGCATGACGGCGTCTTCGACGCCCGCGCGATGGCGTACGAAACCGAGGAACTGTGGTTCGACGAATGGGAACACGGCGGCAAGACCTATTATCAGGACCCCGCCGCCTACGAAAAGTGGAACCCGGTCAACCACGTCCAGAACTGGAAGACGCCGATGCTGGTCATCACCGGTGAAAAGGACTTCCGCATTCCCTACACGCAGGGGCTGGCGGCGTTCACCGCGCTCCAGCGCCGCGGCATTCCCTCGCGCCTGCTGGTCAACCCGAACGAGAACCATTGGGTGTTGAAGCCGAAGAACTCCCGCCAATGGTATCGCGAAGTGCTCGGCTGGATGGACCAGTGGACGGGTAAGTCGGCGCAATAG
- a CDS encoding DUF2497 domain-containing protein, which yields MGDMSAEPSMEEILSSIKRIIAEEGEGTQARGRRPRATPQPIEPEPEEVLELSDPIPAPRHDPEPAPAPAPRMQPAPQPAPEPAPDPQPTRAPSVQPAMTEEPILSQRTAAASLGSLETLSKLLVKPEPETDGTLEGLVREMLRPMLRDWLDANLPEMVETLVAREIAKITSQMR from the coding sequence ATGGGGGATATGAGCGCCGAGCCGTCGATGGAGGAAATCCTCTCGTCGATCAAACGGATCATCGCGGAAGAAGGCGAAGGGACGCAGGCTCGCGGCCGGCGCCCCCGCGCGACGCCGCAGCCGATCGAGCCGGAGCCCGAAGAGGTGCTGGAACTGAGCGACCCGATCCCGGCGCCGCGTCATGACCCCGAACCTGCGCCTGCACCTGCACCGCGGATGCAGCCGGCGCCTCAGCCGGCACCGGAACCCGCTCCCGATCCGCAACCGACACGCGCGCCGTCCGTTCAGCCTGCGATGACCGAGGAACCGATCCTGTCGCAACGCACCGCCGCCGCAAGCCTTGGTTCGCTGGAAACGCTGAGCAAGCTGCTCGTCAAGCCCGAGCCCGAAACCGATGGCACGCTCGAGGGACTGGTCCGCGAGATGCTGCGCCCGATGCTGCGCGACTGGCTCGATGCCAATCTGCCGGAGATGGTGGAAACCCTGGTTGCGCGCGAGATTGCCAAGATCACCTCGCAGATGCGCTGA
- a CDS encoding valine--tRNA ligase translates to MTELPKTFDPAAIEARWYDHWESTGQFRPDRPNAEPWTIVNPPPNVTGSLHIGHALDNTLQDILTRHARLKGKDALWVVGTDHAGIATQMVVERQMALKQQKRTDFTREEFVAKVWDWKGTSGGEITRQLRRLGCSMDWANERFTMDEGFSKAVLKVFVELHRQGLLYRDKRLVNWDPGLGTAISDLEVETREIKGQFWHLRYPLADGSGFIEVATTRPETMLADMAVAVNPEDARYTALIGQQVRLPITGRLIPIVADEHADPELGSGAVKITPGHDFNDFEVGRRAGIEARDMLNMLDAKARVVQTSDGLIPDDLLGLTTAEARKAVVARLKDEGFLIPHVDKDGEKHESEPRTIQTPYGDRSGVVIEPWLTDQWYVDAATLAKPAIEAVRSEAIRIVPKTWEKTFFNWMENIQPWCVSRQLWWGHQIPAWFAEDGRIFVAETEAEAQAEAGEGVALTRDPDVLDTWFSSALWPFATLGWDGSTPSPLGGEGWGEGQGSHGEGGLGETSTPHPTLSPEGRGLSASQLGGRYPNDVLISGFDILFFWNARMMMQGIHFMKDVPFRTLYLHGLVRAADGAKMSKSKGNTVDPLGLIDKYGADALRFFMAAMESQGRDIKMDEKRVEGYRNFATKLWNASRFAQANGIGGSTTLEPPAASLAVNKWIIAETVKTVQAVDLALADYRFDGAANAIYQFVWSRFCDWYLELIKPVSVGDERGTIDPESKVVAGWVLDQILVLLHPFMPFITEELWHAMAPRDHDLIVAQWPMADARSLDPAAEQEIDWLIRLVGEIRAARTELNVPPGARLPLHVRDAGAQTTERLARQSAVLARLARVDRTDGDATGGAAQVVVDEATFVLPLEGVIDLAAERTRLTKAIAAAEKERDGLSGRLGNPSFVERAKPEAVEKAKADHADKAAEAERLSAALARLG, encoded by the coding sequence ATGACCGAGCTTCCCAAGACCTTCGACCCCGCCGCCATCGAAGCCCGCTGGTACGACCATTGGGAATCCACCGGCCAGTTCCGCCCCGATCGCCCGAACGCGGAGCCGTGGACGATCGTCAACCCGCCGCCCAACGTCACCGGCTCGCTGCACATCGGTCACGCGCTCGACAACACATTGCAGGACATCCTGACCCGTCACGCGCGGCTGAAGGGCAAGGACGCATTGTGGGTGGTCGGCACCGATCACGCCGGCATCGCGACGCAGATGGTGGTCGAGCGGCAGATGGCGCTCAAGCAGCAGAAGCGCACCGATTTCACCCGGGAGGAATTCGTCGCCAAGGTCTGGGACTGGAAGGGGACAAGCGGCGGCGAGATCACGCGCCAGCTCCGCCGCCTCGGCTGTTCGATGGACTGGGCCAACGAACGCTTTACGATGGACGAGGGCTTTTCGAAGGCAGTCCTCAAGGTCTTCGTCGAGCTGCACCGCCAGGGCCTGCTCTACCGCGACAAGCGGCTGGTCAATTGGGATCCCGGCCTCGGCACCGCAATCAGCGACCTCGAGGTCGAGACGCGCGAGATCAAGGGCCAGTTCTGGCACCTCCGCTACCCGCTCGCCGACGGATCGGGCTTCATCGAGGTCGCGACGACGCGGCCCGAGACGATGCTCGCCGACATGGCGGTGGCGGTGAACCCCGAGGATGCGCGCTACACCGCGCTGATCGGGCAGCAGGTGCGCCTGCCGATCACCGGCCGCCTGATCCCGATCGTTGCCGACGAGCACGCCGATCCCGAACTCGGATCGGGTGCGGTCAAGATCACGCCGGGCCACGACTTCAACGATTTCGAGGTCGGCCGCCGCGCCGGGATCGAGGCGCGTGACATGCTCAACATGCTCGACGCCAAGGCCCGCGTCGTCCAGACGAGCGACGGCCTGATCCCCGACGACCTGCTCGGCCTGACCACCGCCGAAGCCCGCAAGGCCGTGGTCGCGCGGTTGAAGGATGAAGGCTTCCTGATCCCGCACGTCGACAAGGACGGCGAGAAGCACGAATCCGAACCGCGCACGATCCAGACCCCGTACGGCGACCGCTCCGGCGTGGTGATCGAACCGTGGCTGACCGACCAATGGTACGTGGACGCCGCGACGCTGGCGAAGCCGGCGATTGAGGCCGTGCGCAGCGAGGCGATCAGGATCGTCCCCAAGACGTGGGAAAAGACCTTCTTCAACTGGATGGAGAACATTCAGCCGTGGTGCGTGTCGCGGCAGCTCTGGTGGGGCCACCAGATCCCGGCGTGGTTCGCCGAGGATGGTCGTATCTTCGTCGCGGAAACCGAGGCCGAGGCGCAGGCCGAGGCGGGTGAGGGCGTCGCCCTGACCCGCGATCCCGATGTGCTGGATACGTGGTTCAGTTCGGCGCTGTGGCCGTTCGCGACGTTGGGTTGGGATGGCTCAACTCCCTCTCCCCTCGGGGGAGAGGGCTGGGGTGAGGGGCAGGGGTCTCACGGAGAGGGCGGTCTCGGTGAGACGTCGACCCCTCACCCAACCCTCTCCCCTGAGGGGAGAGGGCTTTCCGCGTCGCAACTCGGCGGCCGCTATCCCAACGACGTCCTCATCTCCGGCTTCGACATCCTGTTCTTCTGGAACGCCCGCATGATGATGCAGGGCATTCACTTCATGAAGGACGTGCCGTTCCGCACGCTGTACCTGCACGGCCTCGTCCGAGCGGCGGACGGCGCGAAGATGTCGAAATCGAAGGGCAACACCGTCGATCCGCTCGGCCTGATCGACAAATACGGCGCCGACGCGCTGCGCTTCTTCATGGCGGCGATGGAGAGCCAGGGCCGCGACATCAAGATGGATGAGAAGCGGGTCGAGGGCTATCGCAACTTCGCGACCAAGCTGTGGAACGCCAGCCGCTTCGCCCAAGCCAACGGTATCGGCGGATCGACCACGCTGGAGCCGCCCGCGGCATCGCTGGCCGTCAACAAGTGGATCATCGCCGAGACGGTTAAGACCGTGCAGGCGGTCGACCTCGCGCTGGCGGATTACCGTTTCGACGGTGCGGCGAACGCGATCTACCAGTTCGTCTGGAGCCGCTTCTGCGACTGGTATCTCGAACTCATCAAGCCGGTGTCGGTCGGCGACGAGCGGGGTACGATCGATCCGGAGAGCAAGGTGGTCGCCGGCTGGGTGCTCGACCAGATCCTCGTCCTGCTGCACCCGTTCATGCCCTTCATCACCGAAGAGCTGTGGCACGCGATGGCTCCGCGCGATCATGACCTGATCGTCGCGCAATGGCCGATGGCCGACGCCCGCAGCCTCGATCCAGCGGCGGAGCAGGAGATCGACTGGCTGATCCGCCTCGTCGGCGAAATCCGCGCAGCGCGAACGGAGCTCAACGTGCCGCCGGGTGCGCGCCTGCCACTGCACGTACGCGATGCCGGCGCACAGACAACCGAGCGGCTCGCCCGCCAATCGGCGGTGCTGGCCCGCCTCGCTCGCGTCGACCGCACCGATGGCGATGCGACCGGCGGCGCCGCACAGGTCGTCGTGGACGAAGCGACCTTCGTACTGCCTCTGGAGGGGGTTATCGACCTCGCCGCCGAACGGACCCGCCTGACCAAGGCGATCGCCGCCGCGGAAAAGGAACGCGACGGGCTGTCGGGTCGCCTCGGCAACCCCAGCTTCGTCGAACGCGCCAAGCCGGAGGCGGTGGAGAAGGCCAAGGCCGACCATGCCGACAAGGCCGCCGAAGCCGAACGCCTCTCGGCTGCGCTGGCGCGGTTGGGGTAA